One genomic region from Halomicrobium zhouii encodes:
- a CDS encoding DNA cytosine methyltransferase, which translates to MSNTPVAIDLFCGAGGLSQGLSDAGFDVIWGIDHSEEAVQTYRANHDGVAIKRNIRDVDPDGGIELAEDDKVPSEQVARFDIGPSDVDLIAGGPPCPTFSRVGRSKIGSVEGTSPEEDDRHELYQEFLRFVDYYDPGAFIMENVPGIINSENAGGRIVSDVIVSEMEAIGYNVDVYVVDAADYGVPQRRKRAFFIGNRLNRDNPNLKHWQTHREPEDDNETKLKRTGTVGQEQETVQATMEEVVSGDVPDFDEIVPEQPRKSPWITVGQAILDLPPVSPGGPTSDDSNFAIPEQATEYQMEPLTEYQEWARDVDESRDEALTNHRSRGHNMYDLSLYKLLGEGVGWDIGDVGQDLQPYRQDIFEDKYKKQHPRKPASTIVAHLEKDGHMFIHPREARSLTVREAARLQSFRDSFEFPVPLTKAFKIVGNAVPPRLAEVLGKALLEELFDVNRTDQKR; encoded by the coding sequence ATGAGTAACACACCTGTTGCGATAGACCTGTTCTGCGGCGCTGGCGGTCTCTCACAGGGGCTAAGTGACGCGGGATTCGATGTGATATGGGGCATCGACCATTCTGAGGAGGCCGTCCAGACCTACCGAGCTAATCACGATGGCGTCGCTATCAAGCGAAACATTCGGGATGTCGATCCCGATGGGGGGATCGAACTAGCTGAAGACGACAAGGTACCATCTGAGCAGGTAGCGCGATTCGATATCGGGCCAAGTGACGTCGATCTCATCGCTGGCGGCCCGCCCTGCCCTACCTTCTCTCGCGTTGGCAGATCCAAGATTGGCTCGGTCGAGGGGACTTCGCCTGAAGAGGATGATCGTCATGAACTCTACCAAGAATTTCTTCGCTTCGTGGATTATTACGACCCTGGGGCGTTCATTATGGAAAATGTCCCGGGGATCATCAACTCGGAGAACGCAGGGGGCCGGATCGTTTCTGATGTTATCGTCTCCGAGATGGAGGCGATTGGCTACAATGTTGATGTCTATGTGGTCGATGCAGCGGACTATGGGGTTCCGCAGCGACGTAAGCGGGCATTCTTTATCGGGAACCGGCTGAACAGGGACAACCCGAATCTCAAACACTGGCAGACCCACAGAGAGCCCGAAGACGATAACGAAACAAAGCTAAAACGGACGGGTACAGTAGGTCAAGAACAAGAGACCGTGCAGGCTACGATGGAGGAGGTCGTTAGTGGTGATGTTCCGGATTTCGACGAAATTGTTCCGGAGCAACCCAGAAAGTCTCCGTGGATCACAGTCGGTCAGGCCATTCTGGATCTACCACCGGTCAGCCCTGGCGGCCCAACTTCCGATGACTCGAACTTTGCAATTCCCGAACAGGCCACCGAATACCAGATGGAACCCCTGACTGAGTACCAAGAATGGGCACGGGACGTAGATGAATCCCGAGACGAGGCACTGACAAACCATCGCTCCCGAGGTCACAATATGTATGATCTCTCACTGTACAAGCTACTCGGCGAGGGCGTAGGGTGGGACATAGGTGACGTTGGTCAGGACCTCCAGCCTTATCGTCAAGATATCTTTGAGGATAAGTACAAGAAACAACATCCCCGAAAGCCGGCCTCAACTATCGTGGCCCATCTCGAAAAGGACGGTCACATGTTCATCCATCCCCGCGAAGCGCGCTCACTGACCGTCAGAGAAGCAGCTCGACTCCAATCGTTCCGAGATTCTTTTGAATTCCCGGTTCCCCTCACCAAGGCGTTCAAAATCGTGGGCAATGCCGTGCCACCCCGCCTTGCAGAGGTCCTTGGAAAAGCACTACTGGAAGAGTTGTTTGACGTTAATAGGACGGACCAGAAGAGATAG